CCAGTGCCACGCGGGCCGCGTCCACGCCCTCGAACAGGCGGATCCCGGTGCCGAACAACACGGGCGACAGAGCGAGGGAGAACTCGTCGATCAGGCCGGCGTTCACGTACTCCAGGATCGTCGCGCCGCCGCCCGCGATGCGGACGTCCCGGTCGCCGGCGGCTTCGCGGGCCCGGCCGAGTGCGGACTCGATGCCGTCGTTCACGAAGTGGAACGTGGTCCCGCCGGGCCGCTCCCACGGGTCGCGCTTCTCGTGCGTCACAACGAAGACCGGCGTGTGGAACGGCGCCTCGTCGGGCCACGCGTGCTCGCCGGCGTCGAACATGCGCTTGCCCATCACGCTCGCGCCGGTGCGCTCGAAGGTCTCCCGCAGGATGTCGTTGTCGCGCCCTTCTTCACCGCCCTCGCCGAACTTAAGGTTCTCCCGGAAGAACCGCTGCGGGAAGACCCACTGCTGCAGTTCCCGCCACTGCGGCCCCATCAAGTCCTCAGTGGACTCGGGAGCGATGTACCCGTCCAGCGACATCGAGACGCTGAAGAACACCTTGCCCGCCATCAGCCTTCCGCCCCCTGCCGGACGAGTTCGGTGAGGTAGGCGGCCAGATTGCCCAGGGTCTGCTCGCCGGCCTCGATCGCGTGGTACTTCTCGATCGCCTCGTCCCGCAGTTCCCTGGTGGGGAACACCGTGTGCATCTCGATCCGGGTCGCCGCACCGGCGGGCTCGAAGGTCAGTACCGACTCGAAGGCGTTCGGGTCGTCGCGGGATTCGCCGTGCAGCATCGCGATCCGCTCCGGCGGAACGATCTCGGTCCAGGTGATCCACTCGGGATAGTCGGTCCCGTCCGGTCCGTGCAGCACGAAGTCCCACACCCCGCCGACGCGGAATTCGAAGGACCGCGTGGTGGTGGTGAACCCTTCCGGCCCCCACCACCGCGACAGGTGCCGGACCTCGGTGAACGCCTCGAACACCAGCTCTCTGGGGGCGTCGATGATCCGGGAGAGCACGACCTCGCGGTCGGCTGTTGTGCTCATGCGGCTACTCCTCCTGCTTTGCCTGCTTCAGGTCCTGCACGTACGCGTCCAGCCGGTCGAAGCTCTCGTCCCAGAACCGCTCGAACCCGCCGGTCCACTCGTGGACCGACCGCAGCCCGCGTGCGTCGAGGCCGTACAGGCGCTGTTTGCCCGCCCGGCGATCGCGCACCAGCCCGACTTCCCGGAGCACCCGCAGGTGCTTGGACGCGCGAGGCTGGCTCATCCCCAGCTCCCCGGCCAACTCGGTCACCGGCCGCTCGCCGGCGCGCAGCAGCACCAGGATCTCCCGGCGCTGCGGCTCGGCGATCGCGTTGAAGACGTCCGACGTGGTCGCTGCTCGTGCCATGCCGGAATCATATTCCCATATCGGAATGCGTCAAGTGGCTAGGAGCTCCGGCCCTGCCACAGGCCGTCCGCGGTGCCTTCGGCCACGTGCTGCTCGTACACCCGGACCTTGTGCGTGATCACGCCGAGGCAGTCGTTGAGTTCGGCGATCTTGGCGATCACCTGTTCCTGGTGCGCCCGCAGCAGTTCGAGCCGCTCGGGTTCGGTGCCCGGTCCCCGCCGGACCAGTTCGGCGAAGTGGCGGATGGTGGCCAGCGGCATGCCCGACGCGCGGAACTTCGTGCAGTTGAGCAGCCAGGTCACGTCGTTTTCGGTGTAGACGCGCCTGCCGCCGGAATCACGCCGCACGGGCGCGGCGAGCAGGCCTTCGCGCTCGTACAGGCGCAGCGCGTGCACGCTCATCCCGGTGCGCTCGGCGACTTGACCAATGCTCAGTTCCACTGTGGTCTCCGACACGAAGGCCACGTTACGCCGTTGACCTAGACCTCGGTCTAGCCCCTAGTTTCCGCCGTCATGAGCACAGCGCAGCACAAGATCGGGTCGGGGTTCGGCCACCGCAGCACCGCGCGGGAAGTCCTCAGTGGAATCGACCTGAGCGGTCGGCTCGCCATCGTCACCGGCGGATATTCGGGACTGGGCCTGGAAACCACGCGGGCACTGGCCGCAGCCGGGGCCCACGTCGTCGTACCGGCCCGCCGCCCGGCCGAAGCCGGCGAAGCGGTCGCGGGGATCGCGGAGGTCGGCGAACTGGACCTCGGTGACCTCGCCAGTGTCCGGCGGTTCGCGGACCGGTTCCTCGCCTCGGGACGCGGCATCGACATCTTCATCGGCGGCGCCGGGATCATGGCCTGCCCGGAAACGCGGGTGGGGCCGGGCTGGGAGGCGCATTTCGCGGTCAACCACCTCGGGCACCACGCGCTGGTCAACCGGTTGTGGCCGTCGATCCGGCCGGGCGCGCGCGTGGTCGCGGTGTCCTCGGCCGGGCACCAGCTCTCCGGGATGCGCTGGGACGACGTCCACTTCGAACGCGGCTACGACCGCTGGCTCGCCTACGCGCAGGCGAAAACGGCGAACGCCCTGTTCGCCGTGCACCTCGACGCGCTCGGCCGGGAACAAGGCGTGCGCGCGTTCTCGGTGCACCCCGGCGCGATCCTGACCCCGTTGCTGCGCCACCTCACGCGCGCGGAAATGGTCGAGCGCGGCTGGGTCGACGAGCACGGCGAACTCGCGGACCCGGAGTTCAAGACCCCGGAACAGGGCGCGGCCACTCAGGTCTGGGCCGCGACATCGTCCCAATTGGACGGTTTGGGCGGGCTCTACGCCGAGGACTGCGACATCGCCGAGCCCACCGCGCGCGCGGACATGGTCGCCGGAGTCCGCGAGCACGCCGTCGATCCCGGCGAGGCGGCCAGGCTCTGGGCGCTTTCGGCGCGGCTCACCGGGGTTGATGCGTTCGCCGCAGCACCTCGATGAGCTGTTCTTCGGTGAACGGCTCCGGCCGCAGGAGCGACTGGAGCTGGAGCCCGTCGGCGGCGGCGGTCAGCGCGTCCGCCGTCGCCGGGTCGCAGTGGCGGGACAGCACGGTCCGCAGGTGGCCGATCCACGGGGTGCTCAGCTCCCGGTAGCGCGGGATGCGCAGGCCCAGCGAGTACAGCTCGTAGGCGACGACCGTGCGGGCGCGGCCGGTGGTGCTCTGCCGGTGGATCAGGCCCGCGAGCCGCGGCACCAGCTCGTCGCGGCTGGTCACGGTGTCGCTCCAGGCTTCGAGATCACGCAGGCCGTCGGCGGCGGCCCGTTCGACCGTGGCCGCGAGCAGGTCGTCCAACTGCGGGAAGTAGTAGGTGGTCGAGCCCAGCGGTACGGCGGCTTCGCGGGCCACGGCGCGATAGCTGAGCGCGGCGATCCCGTCCCGGGTGACCACGGCCAGCGCCGCGGCGACGATCCGGTCCCGGCGGCCCGGGTCGCCGGGACCCCGCTTCGCGCGCGGGGTCATGACGTGCCCCGCCCGAGGTTGAGCACGATGACACCGCAGACCACGAGCACGATCCCGGCGAGCACCGGCGGCGTGAGCACCTGGTCGTAGAGCACGGCACCGGCGAGCACCACCAGCGCGGAGCCCGCGCCGGTCCAGACGATGTAGGCGAGGCTGGCGGGCAGCGTGGTGAGCACCCGCGCCAGCACGACGACCGCGGTCAGGTATCCGGCGACCGCGCCGAGCGAGGGCCACCAGTGGCTGAACCCGTCGGAAGCCTTGAGCAGCAAGGTGGCCGCGACCTCGGCGAGCACCGTGACGGTGAGCAGGAGCCACGCCCTGGTCACCGCACGGGCCCGCTGTTGATCAGCACGATCCCGCCGACCACCAGCGCCACCCCGGCACCGTGGCGCCACCGCAGCCGCTCACCGAAGAAGAGCCGGTCGATCACCAGCAGGGCGATCGCGGCGATCCCGCTCCACACCGCGTAGACCACGCCGACGGGCAGCAACTGCACCAGCCGCGACAGCAGGAAGGTCGCGCCGGCGTAGGCGGTGAGCGAGCCAAGCGAGGGCCGCCACCGGCGGAACCCGTCGGACAGTTTGGCCAGCACCGTGCCGGTCACCCCGCACAACACGGCCGCGGCGAGCAGCAGGTACGCCACACCTCACCTCCCGAATATGTGGACGACTGTACACAAATGCTCAGGTGAGGCGGCCATCCTCCCGGTGGATCCAGTACCGGCGCAGCATGCGCAGCACCACCGACACCTGGAGGCCGGAAATCCCGGGCAGGGGAGCCAGGTCCCGGGTGAGGAAGTCGGCCATCTCGTCCTCGTTGCGGAAGACGCCCTGGTGGATGACCGAGGTGGTGCCCGCCACGATCGAGACGTACCGGGCCGACGGGTGCCTGGCCAGTTCCTCGGCCACCGGCTGGATGGCGCCGGGGGAGATGGTCAGCGCGATGACGGCCTCCAAGCCGTAACCCAGCAGCGCGGGCTCGACCTCCACGCGTGGCCGGACGATGCCGCGCCGCAGGATCGACTGGATCAGCCGGTAGGTGGTCGACTGGCTCAGGCCGAGCACGCGGCCCGCCTCCGCCGCGGTGATCCGCCCGTCCCCCTGGAGCAGGCCGAGTATGCGGCGCTCGTCCTCGCTCACCTTCAGTCCGGTGGTGCTCGCCGTGCCGACCGGTTCCTCCGCGCGCGCGAGGTGGTCGACCTGGGCTTCGGAGAGCCGGTGC
The genomic region above belongs to Amycolatopsis sp. YIM 10 and contains:
- a CDS encoding SDR family NAD(P)-dependent oxidoreductase; the protein is MSTAQHKIGSGFGHRSTAREVLSGIDLSGRLAIVTGGYSGLGLETTRALAAAGAHVVVPARRPAEAGEAVAGIAEVGELDLGDLASVRRFADRFLASGRGIDIFIGGAGIMACPETRVGPGWEAHFAVNHLGHHALVNRLWPSIRPGARVVAVSSAGHQLSGMRWDDVHFERGYDRWLAYAQAKTANALFAVHLDALGREQGVRAFSVHPGAILTPLLRHLTRAEMVERGWVDEHGELADPEFKTPEQGAATQVWAATSSQLDGLGGLYAEDCDIAEPTARADMVAGVREHAVDPGEAARLWALSARLTGVDAFAAAPR
- a CDS encoding Lrp/AsnC family transcriptional regulator, which codes for MLNEADLDLVAALQVAPRASAAVLAEALDMSASTVGRRLARLAEQRILRVIGQVEWSARAEGNPRHVWVTTQPGAAGRVAHALAQLPEAQLVAETSGRSDVYLAAHLRDRAQARELLTERIPGVPGVAGTHSELVLRALTRADSWRLHRLSEAQVDHLARAEEPVGTASTTGLKVSEDERRILGLLQGDGRITAAEAGRVLGLSQSTTYRLIQSILRRGIVRPRVEVEPALLGYGLEAVIALTISPGAIQPVAEELARHPSARYVSIVAGTTSVIHQGVFRNEDEMADFLTRDLAPLPGISGLQVSVVLRMLRRYWIHREDGRLT
- a CDS encoding TetR/AcrR family transcriptional regulator, whose product is MTPRAKRGPGDPGRRDRIVAAALAVVTRDGIAALSYRAVAREAAVPLGSTTYYFPQLDDLLAATVERAAADGLRDLEAWSDTVTSRDELVPRLAGLIHRQSTTGRARTVVAYELYSLGLRIPRYRELSTPWIGHLRTVLSRHCDPATADALTAAADGLQLQSLLRPEPFTEEQLIEVLRRTHQPR
- a CDS encoding SRPBCC family protein, which translates into the protein MSTTADREVVLSRIIDAPRELVFEAFTEVRHLSRWWGPEGFTTTTRSFEFRVGGVWDFVLHGPDGTDYPEWITWTEIVPPERIAMLHGESRDDPNAFESVLTFEPAGAATRIEMHTVFPTRELRDEAIEKYHAIEAGEQTLGNLAAYLTELVRQGAEG
- a CDS encoding helix-turn-helix transcriptional regulator, whose translation is MARAATTSDVFNAIAEPQRREILVLLRAGERPVTELAGELGMSQPRASKHLRVLREVGLVRDRRAGKQRLYGLDARGLRSVHEWTGGFERFWDESFDRLDAYVQDLKQAKQEE
- a CDS encoding MerR family transcriptional regulator, giving the protein MSETTVELSIGQVAERTGMSVHALRLYEREGLLAAPVRRDSGGRRVYTENDVTWLLNCTKFRASGMPLATIRHFAELVRRGPGTEPERLELLRAHQEQVIAKIAELNDCLGVITHKVRVYEQHVAEGTADGLWQGRSS
- a CDS encoding multidrug efflux SMR transporter, with protein sequence MTRAWLLLTVTVLAEVAATLLLKASDGFSHWWPSLGAVAGYLTAVVVLARVLTTLPASLAYIVWTGAGSALVVLAGAVLYDQVLTPPVLAGIVLVVCGVIVLNLGRGTS
- a CDS encoding dihydrofolate reductase family protein; this encodes MAGKVFFSVSMSLDGYIAPESTEDLMGPQWRELQQWVFPQRFFRENLKFGEGGEEGRDNDILRETFERTGASVMGKRMFDAGEHAWPDEAPFHTPVFVVTHEKRDPWERPGGTTFHFVNDGIESALGRAREAAGDRDVRIAGGGATILEYVNAGLIDEFSLALSPVLFGTGIRLFEGVDAARVALEPVRAEPSPRVTHLTYAVRAR
- a CDS encoding multidrug efflux SMR transporter, whose amino-acid sequence is MAYLLLAAAVLCGVTGTVLAKLSDGFRRWRPSLGSLTAYAGATFLLSRLVQLLPVGVVYAVWSGIAAIALLVIDRLFFGERLRWRHGAGVALVVGGIVLINSGPVR